A portion of the Flavobacterium limnophilum genome contains these proteins:
- a CDS encoding 3'-5' exonuclease: MTFTAIDFETATAYHPCSVGIVTVENGVVVDEYVTLIKPPKNEYSHFTIAVHGIYPRDTVNAKTFAQVYPEIKKRLQNRIVVAHNESFDRNVLVKSMALYGLDYEELNIGSRWECTVKIYKAKGLKPTKLSDCCREMNIKLNHHEALSDARACAKLYLLR, translated from the coding sequence ATGACCTTCACTGCCATAGATTTTGAAACCGCCACGGCCTATCATCCCTGTTCTGTTGGAATCGTTACCGTAGAAAACGGAGTTGTTGTTGACGAATATGTCACCTTAATCAAGCCGCCAAAAAACGAATATTCACATTTTACAATAGCGGTTCACGGAATTTATCCACGAGACACGGTGAACGCAAAAACCTTTGCCCAAGTGTATCCCGAAATTAAAAAACGACTCCAAAACAGGATTGTTGTGGCTCATAACGAGAGTTTCGACCGTAATGTTTTGGTCAAATCAATGGCGCTTTACGGCTTGGATTATGAAGAGTTGAATATTGGCTCCAGATGGGAATGCACCGTAAAAATTTACAAAGCCAAAGGACTAAAACCAACCAAATTGAGTGATTGCTGTCGCGAAATGAATATTAAATTAAACCACCACGAAGCCTTGTCTGATGCTCGGGCTTGCGCCAAATTATATTTGCTGAGATAA
- a CDS encoding DUF2851 family protein — MKEDFLHYLWKFKKFDTLNLKTFNGEEITIINVGQYLELAGPDFFNAQISIGNQKWAGNVEIHLKSSDWYVHHHERDEAYENVILHVVWEHDTEIFRKNNTEIPVLELKKYVDTETISNYQSLTTPKSWIFCEKQLAEIPQFIVKNWQERLFFERLERKSNPIFELLEQTNHDWEGVLFCLLAKNFGLNANGEIFLKIAQSIPFSIIRKESFEGENLEALLLGNAGLLDSEKEDNYFKDLKFRYFYLLHKYQLEKKIIEPVQFFKHRPDNFPTIRLSQLAGLYHGQQNLFSKISVLTSIQAIYETFDISASDYWQSHYQFDKESPKKKKHLSKSFIDLIMINTIIPLQFAYAKSRGREISEDLIQILEDVAPEKNAIMDKFSSFGIKSRNAFESQSLLQLKNEYCNKSRCLDCAIGTELLKKS, encoded by the coding sequence ATGAAAGAAGATTTTCTCCATTACCTCTGGAAATTCAAGAAGTTCGACACCTTGAATCTAAAAACTTTCAACGGAGAGGAAATCACCATCATCAATGTGGGACAGTATTTAGAACTCGCCGGTCCCGATTTTTTCAATGCACAAATTTCCATTGGGAATCAAAAGTGGGCTGGAAATGTGGAAATCCATCTAAAATCCTCGGATTGGTATGTGCATCATCATGAACGAGACGAAGCCTATGAAAACGTAATCCTGCACGTGGTTTGGGAACACGACACCGAAATTTTCAGGAAAAATAATACCGAAATCCCGGTTCTGGAACTCAAGAAATACGTCGATACAGAAACAATCTCCAATTATCAATCCTTGACAACTCCAAAGTCCTGGATTTTTTGCGAGAAGCAATTGGCGGAAATCCCGCAATTTATAGTAAAGAATTGGCAGGAACGTTTGTTTTTTGAAAGATTGGAAAGAAAATCAAATCCGATTTTCGAATTATTGGAACAAACCAACCACGATTGGGAAGGGGTTTTGTTTTGTCTTTTGGCCAAGAATTTCGGCTTGAATGCCAATGGCGAAATCTTTTTGAAAATCGCCCAATCCATCCCTTTTTCCATTATACGCAAAGAAAGTTTCGAAGGCGAAAATTTGGAAGCCTTGCTTTTGGGAAATGCCGGTTTATTGGATTCTGAAAAAGAAGACAACTATTTCAAGGATTTGAAATTCCGATATTTTTATTTGTTGCACAAATACCAATTGGAGAAAAAAATCATTGAGCCAGTCCAGTTTTTCAAGCACCGTCCCGATAATTTCCCAACGATTCGATTGTCGCAATTGGCTGGTTTATATCACGGTCAGCAAAATTTGTTTTCAAAAATAAGCGTTTTGACTTCGATACAAGCTATTTACGAAACCTTCGATATTTCGGCTTCGGATTATTGGCAAAGTCACTATCAGTTTGATAAAGAAAGTCCCAAAAAGAAGAAACATCTTTCCAAATCCTTTATTGATTTAATCATGATTAATACCATCATCCCGCTTCAATTTGCTTATGCCAAAAGTCGAGGAAGAGAGATTTCGGAAGACTTAATCCAGATTTTAGAGGACGTGGCTCCTGAAAAAAATGCAATTATGGACAAATTCAGTTCTTTTGGAATAAAATCAAGGAATGCATTTGAATCCCAATCCTTGTTGCAGCTCAAAAACGAGTATTGCAATAAGAGTCGTTGCCTGGATTGTGCCATCGGAACAGAATTATTGAAAAAAAGTTGA
- a CDS encoding PspC domain-containing protein → MSAVIQLKYFFEKYGFHVSSRLADKLGMRVTSVRLFFIYISFVTAGLWFGVYLTLAFWIRLKDLVRAKRTSVFDL, encoded by the coding sequence ATGTCAGCAGTAATACAACTCAAGTATTTTTTTGAAAAATATGGCTTTCATGTTTCCTCCCGTCTTGCCGATAAATTGGGAATGCGCGTGACCAGCGTGCGTTTGTTTTTTATTTATATTTCGTTTGTCACGGCTGGATTGTGGTTTGGCGTTTATTTAACGCTGGCTTTCTGGATTCGATTGAAGGATTTGGTTCGAGCCAAAAGGACTTCGGTTTTTGATTTGTAA
- a CDS encoding acyl-CoA dehydrogenase family protein → MNFDYSETQTMIAESARDFAEKYIRPHIMEWDESQKFPVPLFKKMGKMGFMGVLVPEELGGSGLGYHEYIAVVEEISKVDPSIGLSVAAHNSLCTNHILTFGNEEQKKKWIPKLASGEHIGAWGLTEHGTGSDAGGMNTTAVKDGDYWIVNGSKNFITHGISGEIAVVIVRTGNKGDSRGMTAFVFEKGMPGFTSGKKANKLGMRASETAELFFDNCRIPDANRLGEVGEGFIQSMKILDGGRISIGALSLGIAKGAYEASLKYSKERHQFGKAISEFQAIAFKLADMATEIEASELLLHKAAFLKNKSRNMTTLGAMSKMYSSEVCVKVSTDAIQIHGGYGYTKDYPVEKFFRDSKLCTIGEGTTEIQKLVISRNILK, encoded by the coding sequence ATGAACTTTGACTATAGCGAAACGCAAACAATGATAGCCGAATCTGCAAGAGATTTTGCAGAAAAATATATTAGACCACATATTATGGAGTGGGATGAATCTCAAAAATTCCCGGTTCCATTATTTAAAAAAATGGGCAAAATGGGTTTTATGGGCGTTTTAGTTCCTGAAGAACTCGGTGGTTCAGGTCTAGGATATCACGAATATATTGCAGTTGTTGAGGAAATTTCAAAAGTAGATCCATCTATAGGTTTATCGGTGGCAGCGCATAATTCATTATGTACGAATCATATTTTGACTTTTGGAAACGAAGAACAAAAGAAAAAATGGATTCCAAAATTAGCTTCTGGCGAGCATATTGGTGCTTGGGGATTGACCGAGCATGGCACAGGCTCTGACGCAGGAGGAATGAATACGACGGCTGTAAAAGATGGTGATTATTGGATTGTAAACGGTTCCAAAAATTTTATTACACACGGAATTTCAGGCGAAATTGCCGTAGTGATTGTGCGTACCGGAAACAAAGGTGATTCTAGAGGAATGACGGCTTTTGTTTTCGAAAAAGGAATGCCGGGATTTACTTCAGGAAAAAAAGCTAATAAATTAGGAATGCGCGCCAGCGAAACTGCTGAATTATTCTTTGATAATTGCCGAATTCCAGATGCCAATAGATTGGGAGAAGTAGGGGAAGGTTTTATTCAATCGATGAAAATTTTGGATGGCGGAAGAATTTCCATAGGAGCACTATCATTAGGGATTGCCAAAGGTGCTTATGAAGCTTCCTTAAAATATTCGAAAGAAAGACATCAGTTTGGTAAAGCGATAAGTGAATTTCAAGCAATAGCGTTCAAACTTGCCGATATGGCTACCGAAATCGAAGCCTCAGAATTGTTGTTGCACAAAGCGGCCTTCTTGAAAAATAAAAGTCGCAATATGACAACCCTCGGTGCAATGAGCAAAATGTATTCTTCTGAAGTTTGTGTGAAAGTTTCGACTGATGCTATTCAAATTCACGGTGGTTACGGTTATACAAAAGATTATCCCGTAGAGAAATTCTTTCGAGATTCTAAACTGTGCACCATTGGAGAAGGGACTACTGAAATTCAAAAATTGGTGATTTCGAGGAATATATTGAAATAA
- a CDS encoding amino acid permease, which produces MSIWKRKPLNQLLAEAADSEKGLKKTLSASGLVALGVGAIIGAGLFSITGLAASANAGPAITISFLVAAFGCVFAGLCYAEFSSMIPVAGSAYTYSFATMGEFVAWIIGWDLVLEYAVGAATVSISWSRYLGKFLEGYGIHIPDAYLLSPFEGGIINVPAVLIVMIMSFLLIRGTQESSFVNGIIVLLKVSVVLVFIAVGWQYIRPENYTPYIPENTGNFGEFGFSGIIRAAAIVFFAYIGFDAVSTAAQEAKNPKRDMPIGILLSLGICTVLYILFAHVMTGVVNYQAFAGKDGIAPVAVAVEAMGNAGPDGMITPAYPWLNNAILLAILGGYSSVILVMLMGQSRVFFSMSKDGLMPKVFSEVHPKFRTPAKNNLLFMIIVSLFAAFVPARVVGEMTSIGTLFAFILVCVGVLIMRKKMPEAPRGFKTPFVPFVPIAGIAVCLFMMVFLPLDTWIRLIVWMMIGFDLYLFYGMKNSHLNKGHFSLNSYKTVAASGLGMVLALIVIAFIHHNDPTIDDHFLFYFSLFFAALHALIYAYSFKKSRLAI; this is translated from the coding sequence ATGTCTATTTGGAAAAGAAAACCATTAAACCAGCTTTTGGCAGAAGCTGCCGATTCTGAAAAAGGATTGAAGAAAACATTAAGCGCATCAGGATTGGTTGCCCTTGGAGTTGGTGCCATTATCGGTGCTGGATTATTTTCCATAACCGGATTGGCCGCATCGGCAAATGCAGGTCCTGCCATAACCATTTCCTTTCTTGTAGCCGCATTTGGCTGTGTTTTTGCCGGTTTATGTTATGCCGAATTCTCCTCGATGATTCCGGTTGCGGGAAGTGCCTACACTTATTCTTTTGCCACAATGGGCGAATTTGTTGCCTGGATTATTGGCTGGGATTTAGTTCTGGAATATGCCGTGGGAGCAGCAACGGTTTCCATTAGTTGGTCCCGGTATTTAGGGAAATTTTTAGAAGGCTACGGCATTCATATCCCGGATGCCTATTTACTTTCGCCTTTTGAAGGTGGCATCATCAATGTTCCTGCCGTTTTAATTGTCATGATAATGTCTTTCCTTTTAATACGCGGAACCCAGGAATCCTCTTTTGTAAATGGAATTATCGTTTTACTTAAAGTATCGGTGGTTTTAGTATTTATCGCCGTAGGATGGCAATACATCAGACCCGAAAATTACACTCCGTATATTCCCGAAAATACCGGAAATTTTGGAGAATTTGGATTCTCCGGAATCATCAGGGCAGCAGCCATCGTGTTTTTTGCCTACATTGGTTTTGATGCCGTTTCGACAGCGGCACAGGAAGCCAAGAATCCTAAAAGAGACATGCCGATTGGGATATTGTTGTCCTTGGGAATTTGCACGGTGCTTTACATTTTATTTGCCCACGTGATGACTGGAGTCGTAAATTACCAAGCCTTTGCAGGAAAAGACGGAATTGCACCCGTTGCCGTTGCCGTTGAAGCGATGGGAAATGCTGGCCCTGACGGAATGATCACTCCGGCTTATCCTTGGCTAAACAATGCTATTTTATTGGCTATTCTAGGCGGTTATTCTTCCGTAATTTTAGTGATGCTGATGGGGCAAAGCAGGGTGTTTTTCTCCATGAGTAAAGACGGCTTGATGCCAAAAGTTTTTTCGGAAGTGCATCCAAAATTCAGGACTCCGGCCAAAAACAACTTGTTGTTCATGATCATCGTGAGCCTTTTTGCCGCTTTTGTTCCCGCAAGAGTTGTTGGAGAAATGACCAGCATTGGAACTTTATTTGCCTTCATTCTGGTTTGTGTGGGAGTCCTTATCATGCGTAAAAAAATGCCGGAGGCACCAAGAGGTTTCAAAACGCCTTTTGTTCCCTTTGTACCCATTGCCGGTATTGCCGTTTGTCTTTTCATGATGGTGTTTTTACCTTTAGACACCTGGATTCGTCTTATCGTTTGGATGATGATTGGATTTGATTTGTACTTGTTCTACGGAATGAAAAACAGCCATTTGAATAAAGGTCATTTTAGTTTGAATAGCTACAAAACCGTTGCGGCTTCAGGCTTGGGAATGGTATTGGCACTTATAGTGATTGCTTTTATTCACCACAACGACCCTACTATAGACGACCATTTCTTGTTCTATTTTTCGTTATTTTTTGCGGCTTTGCATGCTTTGATTTATGCTTACAGCTTCAAGAAATCAAGATTGGCAATCTAA
- the rpsU gene encoding 30S ribosomal protein S21: MLIIPIKDGENIDRALKRYKRKFDKTGTVRQLRARTAFIKPSVTNRAKIQKAAYIQNMRDNIENS; encoded by the coding sequence ATGTTAATTATACCAATTAAAGACGGAGAAAATATCGATAGAGCATTAAAGCGCTATAAAAGAAAATTCGACAAAACTGGAACTGTTCGTCAACTAAGAGCGCGTACTGCTTTTATAAAACCATCAGTTACCAACAGAGCCAAAATTCAAAAAGCGGCTTATATCCAAAACATGAGAGACAACATCGAGAATAGTTAA
- a CDS encoding ComEA family DNA-binding protein — MNFKTIKSSFTFSRGQRVGIFLLFAIIIALQLAYFFVDFSSVSNDSPEKQKWLSLQPQIDSMKQDKLNYVPKIYPFNPNFISDYKCYKLGMSVPEIDRLLAFRKQNKYVNSPEEFQAVTKVSDSLLNAISPYFKFPDWVQHKKQFKEYKNYSNMAFAKKEKITIIDINQATQEDLIKIYGIGEAISLRILKFKENLGGFVSMEQMKDVWGLSPEVIENLNSHFKVAVLPNVKKVDINNASIKELSQFPYFNYQLAKQIVTFRSMNGDFKNVDDLTKIKGLSIEKAKIIALYLNF, encoded by the coding sequence ATGAATTTTAAAACAATAAAATCTTCTTTTACGTTTTCACGCGGACAACGCGTTGGGATTTTTCTATTGTTTGCGATAATCATTGCTTTGCAATTGGCTTATTTTTTTGTTGATTTTAGTTCTGTTTCTAATGATTCTCCCGAAAAGCAGAAGTGGCTTTCCTTGCAACCACAAATTGATTCGATGAAACAGGATAAGCTTAATTATGTTCCGAAGATTTATCCATTCAACCCCAATTTCATTTCGGATTATAAATGCTATAAACTCGGAATGTCGGTTCCGGAAATCGACCGACTTTTGGCTTTTCGAAAACAAAACAAATACGTGAATTCACCCGAAGAATTTCAAGCTGTGACCAAAGTTTCAGATTCTTTGTTGAATGCTATTTCTCCTTATTTTAAATTTCCGGATTGGGTGCAGCACAAGAAGCAATTCAAAGAGTATAAAAACTATTCCAATATGGCTTTCGCCAAAAAGGAGAAAATTACCATTATTGACATCAATCAAGCAACCCAAGAAGATTTAATAAAGATTTATGGAATTGGTGAGGCAATTTCGCTTCGGATTTTGAAATTCAAGGAAAATCTTGGCGGTTTTGTTTCTATGGAACAAATGAAAGATGTTTGGGGATTATCGCCTGAAGTCATCGAAAATTTGAATTCCCATTTTAAAGTTGCGGTGCTTCCCAACGTGAAAAAAGTGGACATAAATAATGCGTCCATAAAGGAATTATCCCAGTTTCCGTATTTCAATTATCAACTTGCCAAGCAGATTGTGACTTTCAGAAGCATGAATGGCGATTTTAAAAATGTTGACGATTTAACAAAAATTAAAGGTTTGTCTATTGAAAAGGCAAAAATTATAGCCTTATATTTGAACTTTTAA